The nucleotide sequence AAGAACGCCGCAGATGCGGTTGAGCGTCCACATCAGCAGCGCCGAAGCCATTCCCACCGCGCCCCAGTAAACAAGCCGCCCAACAAGGCCAAGCTTTTCCATCGTGTAGAAAGGGCCTGCCAGCGCGACAAGCAGGGTAACCCCGCCGATGACAGCCCAAAGCCTTGGCTCCAGCAAATCCCTGGCCGTTTCGCGAAGCGCGAAAAGGACATCGGCCTGTTTCACGTGATCGGTCAGGTGTTTCACGAAATTGCCCTTCAAACCTGAAATCCGGTCTTCTAACCACTGTCTATCAAAGCAAGATGTGAACAACAACAAAGGGAACCGGATGCAAAAGGCAATCGAGGCCAGGGGATTGACCAAACGGTTTGGCGCGGTGACAGCAGTAGAAAATCTGTCCTTGCAGTTGGGCGAGGGCGAGGCGATTGGCCTTTTGGGCACCAACGGTGCAGGCAAGACGACCGCGCTTGCGATGCTCATGGGGTTGCGGATGCCAGATGCCGGTGAGGTGCGGCTGTTCGGGCACCTCCCGGGCAGCGCCGCAGCACGGGAGGTGATGGGGGTCACGCCTCAGGCCACCGGGTTTCCTGATCAGTTGTCCCCACGCGAGGTTCTCGCCTATGCCAATGCCCGCCGCAAGAATTGCGCCAATCTGGACGATGTCATTACCGCATTCGCGCTTGGCCCTTTGATCAACCGACGTATGGCCGGGTTTTCCGGCGGGGAAGTGCGCCGCGTCGCGCTGGCGCTTGCCTTTCTGGGCAGGCCCGGATTGGTGTTTCTGGACGAGCCTACAGCCGGGCTGGATACGGGTGCTCAAGACGCGTTTCGCGTGATCGCCCGCGATTATGTGGCAAAGGGCGGCGCCTTGATCCTGACCTCGCATCACTGGGACGAAATCGAGGCGGTCTGCGACCGGATCACCATGATCGACCAAGGGCGAAAGGTGATGGAGGGCACACTGACCGACATCCGCGCCCGGATGCAGGCGCGCCAGATCGGCTTTACCCTGCCCGAAGGCGCCGCACCGCCTGACTGGATCCGGGCACGACCGCAAGGCATGGGCTGGCGCGTCGAGAGTGACGATAGCGACACCGACCTGCGCCGGATGGTCACCGAGAAAGTGCCGTTCTCTGGTCTGACGATCGAACCCCTTGCACTCAAAGACATCATCTCTCGTATTCGCAAGGAGGGCTGCATATGACCTTTCGTCAACTTTTCGCCGAACTCCGTGTGTCGTTTCTGATCCTCGCGCGCCAGCCGGGGTTCTGGGTGCCAACCGTGTTGTTCCCGGCCATGCTCTACAGCTTTTTCGGGGCCGGTTTGGCGGGCGCTGGCCCGGCGGCAGGCTATGCGATGGCCTCTTTCGCGGTTTATGCCGTGCTGGGGGTAGGGTTCTACCAGTTTGGTGTGACCGTGGCACAGGACCGCGCCGACCCCTTCATCCGCTGGCAAAGGCTGTTGCCAGGCTCGGCGCTTGCGCCATGGGTGGCGCGGGTGATCGTGGGTATGGGGTTTTCGGCGCTGGCCATGGCGCTGGTGTTGGCCTTGGGCAAGATGCTGGGCGGAGTCGTCTTGGCAGACAGCGCCGCCTGGTACCGCTTGACAGCAACGACACTGGCGGCCGCACTGCCCGCCACACTGATGGGCACGGCGCTGGGGTCGCTGGCCTCTTCACGGGCTGCGGTGCCCCTGGCGAACCTTGTCTTTTTGCCGCTTGCCTATCTTGGTGGCCTATGGATGCCACCGCAGCTTTTGCCGGAAGCTGTTGGTACGATCTCTGTCTGGACGCCCACCCGCGCAATGGCTGAACTGGCCTGGGCAGCGCTGGATGGTCGCGCGTTGCCGCAGCGCTACATGTTCCTTTTGGCGGGTTGGACAGCGTTTGCTGTTGCAATCACATGGTGGGCTCAGACAAGGCACCGCAAGACTGCCTCCGGGTGATGGTCAGGTCATGGGTGTCGATTATCAAGACAATGTCGGTCGACAAAGCGCTTTCGAACGACTGCGATCTTGCCCGGCATTGAAAGCCATGCTGCAAAGTCACAGGCGGCTGTCCGCCCCTCGCGTCGATCATGCTGATGAGCTCAGGTCTCTGGTTGAAGATACCCATGCGAGCTTTCAACCATAAGCGCGCATAAAGGACCAGCCTCAGTAGGCTGGTTCCCTGCCGCGCTACTCAATCAGATAGACGGGGCGCGCCAAGCATGCTTTTCGTGCTCCGAAGTCAAAGTCCGATTGGCGCCCCTGCTGGACATGAAAGGTAGAGTAGGATATCCCTGAGTATCCTAGGGTATCCTAGACTACTAAAGCCAATTTTACGGTAGGAATTCGTATCCAATATTGCTATGAAGAACCCATGTTCGCATACCGTCAGGCATCAACTCCCAGGAGGCCGCTATTCCAGTTATCTCATTCGCAACTTCAAAGGGTGGGGCCGGGAAAACCACATCGGCGATCATCCTTGGAACGGAGCTCGCAGAAGCAACGGATGTCATTCTCATCGATGGTGACCCCGCGAAACGCCTTACACGCTGGTCAACATTGGCGCCCCTTTCGCCACGCCTTCGGGTAATCACCAGTGGCGGCGAACGCGCCATTCAGGACGAGATCGCAGCTGCGCAAAAACAGGCCACCTTCGTCCTCATCGACCTAGAGGGCTCCGCCAGTCGTCTGACGTCCTTCGCGATCGCGGAATCTGATCTTGTGATCATTCCATCGGGCGAAGAGCAACAGGATGCCGACGCCGCCATCGACACGCTCGCCGAAATCGAAATGGAAGGCAGGGCGCGTCGACGATCAATTCCGGCTGCTATCCTGTTTGCCAGAACATCGGCCGCAGTAAAAAGTAAGCTGGAGAAGCACATTCATGGAGAACTCGCCAAGGCGGGCAGGGTGATGAAAACAGAACTTCACCGCCGCACGGCGTTTTCGTCGTTACACAATGCGGGCGGCGGTCTCCGGCAACTCGATCCGGCCGACGTAAACGGCATCGCCAAGGCAATCCTCAACGCCCAAGCCTATGCGTCCGAAATCATTGATTTGCTTGAAGAGGCCCGCAATGCCAAAACCGCTTGATATTGATCGTCTCAAGCAATTTGAGACTCCCCGCTCCGCAGTCCCGGTCACGGAGGCAGATCCCGTCGAAAGGGCTGGAGGCTCTGTAGAGCGCTGGCCAAGCCGTGAACCGGTCAGAGATGGCCAGATCAGTATCAAGGCCCCGCTCGATGTTATCGGCCGGTTTAAGCGCATGTGTAAGGATGATCGCCGCACCTATGCCGACATGCTCGGTATCCTCATGGATCGTTACGAGTCCAAGGGATGAGCACGCAGCGCGAACAACTCGATCTTTTCGTCGCAATAATAGGGGATATCCCCCTTCGTGATGACCGTGAGATGATGTCGGCGCCCATGGTCAGCCTAGCAAAACGAAGTCCCATGCGCCTGGATTGGGAAGGTCCCTCAGGACAAAAGGTAACGATCACCGCATCGGAGCAGACCGGTGGCATCGCCACCATTTACGACTTTGATATCTAGAGGTGGTCGCGGAAATTCGGACCAGTTGCTAAGCTCTGGCAACTGAAGAAGGACGAACAATCGATATGGCGAAACAGAAGCGTTACACGGCAGAATTCAAGGCGAAGGTTGCCTTGGAAGCGATCCGTGAAGAGTTGACGACGGCAGAGCTGTCGAAGAAATATGAAGTACATCCGACGATGATCAACGGCTGGAAACGCACGGCAATTGCCAAGATGGCGCAGTCGTTTGACGCCAAGCCGGTTGGTGAACCAGTGATTTCCGGCAAGGATGTAGAGAAGCTGCACGCCAAGATTGGCCAATTGGTAGTGGAACGGGATTTTTTGGCGGATGCCTCCAGGCTCATTCTCGGGACTGGAGGCAAAAAGCCGTGAAGAAAGATCATCCCAAACTGAGTGTCCGGCGGCAATTCACACTGCTGTCGCTCGCCCGATCGACGCTGTACTATCAGCCCTGCGGTGAAAGCGCGGAAAACCTGAAATTCATGAAGATCATCGACGAGCAATTCCTGAAAACGCCATGGTACGGCTCGCGGCAGATGGCGCGTCATATGCAAAGAGAGGGTCACAAATGCGGCCGCCATCGCGCAAGACGGCTGATGCGGCTCATGCGTTTGGTGCCGATCTATCAGGAACCCAAGACCAGTAAGAAAAACCCCGAACACAAGGTTTATCCATATCTTCTAAAAGATCTGCCCATCACGCGTCCCAACCAGGTGTGGTGTACGGACATTACCTATATCCGCATGCAGCGCGGGTTTTTGTATCTGGTCGCCATCATGGACTGGCACAGCCGCAAGGTGCTGAGCTGGCGGCTGTCCAATACTATGGATGCCGGGTTCTGCGTCGAGGCCTTGAAGGAGGCACTGGCCACCTATGGCCCGCCCGAAATTTTCAATTCGGACCAGGGCAGCCAGTTCACCAGCACCGATTTCACCGACGTTTTGAAAGACGCAAAGGTGAAGATTTCGATGGATGGGCGCGGCCGCTGGATCGACAACCGCATGATCGAACGACTGTGGCGGTCCTTGAAATACGAATGCGTCTTCTTGAACACCTTCGAAACTGGCCGGGAGGCGCGCCAGGGGATCGGCACCTGGATCGCTTATTACAATGAAGAACGCCCGCATTCATCCCACGGCCTGATGACCCCGGACGAAGTTTATGATAATCGCAAACCAAACATGAAACTTGCCGCGTGATAGGAAACCCATGCCAGAGCGCTGCGCGGCATAAAACTGGTCGAAAAACCAGGACCACCTCTCCTGTCAGTCATGGCGACCATGAGACAAGTGTTCTGGCGCGGCTCTGGAAGAGACGGGGCAGGGCGCATTGGATCAGGGAGCGATGGCTGTCAGGGTTCGGGGCGTAGCCTCAGCAGCCTGGCCCCGCTCGCGGGGCTTGCCACTGGCAGGTTTGAGCTTATCAGCGACATCCAGGGATGTCGCAGCGAGCTAAAGCCTTTCGCAGCTGCAGCATCGTTCCCGGCCCATTGCTGCCGGTCAGGACGACCACGATGCCTCGGCGCGGCCAACCCGAAGCAGTCAATCGTGCATCGCGCAGCATATTGTGTTACCAAATGTCGCAGATACGGGACGAAACTGTCTTTCGGCGACGGCTGCGCCGAGCGTAACAAAAGCTGCAATAGCTACGAAGGCAACATGCTGACAGATTGGCGCAGGATCGCCACACGCTACGACTGATGCCCAAAGGTATTTCTCTCAGCTGTCGCGCTCGCTGCAACCGTCCTCTTCTGGCTTTGAATATCAATGAGCCTGGAGCCTCAGCTTTTGTCTTCACGGGCTGGAAACACAAACTTCCGGGCCTCATGCCAATTTTCATCATCAAGGGAGTATTGTAGGATGTAGACTCCAGACTTTTCGAATTTTATTCCTTGGCGGCCAAAGACCCATACTCCAAGGCTTGGAGTTTCAAGGTCCTCTTCTGCTTCGTCATCGTCCATAGAGATTGAAGCCGCCATAGGCTCATTGCTGAAGTCTTCAGAAATTAATCTGAAATGTATCGTAGATACATTGCTGGCAAGCGCCTCAACATAAAAAAACAGTCGGTGTAATATCGTCTCTTTTTCAGCGTTCAAACTGGGGCCAACAGGTGCTACGCCAATCAAAATAGCTCTCCCGGACGCCTCTTGCCGAACATCCTCACACATCAAGGTTGACAAGACTTCAATGCTTGGCATTGCTTTTAGTTCCCATGTCGTCGAAAGAGCTGTGAAACTTCACTACAGTTTGCGCCGATCTAGCTTTTTGCATCACCCGCTGGCCTGCACGACGATAACTCTGCTGATACACGATACCTTCAAGACGTATCACTTTTGCCATTATGGCGGTGGCTACCTCTTCGTGATGGCTTAACACATATTCAACATAATCGTTTAATGACCGATCATCTCGTCTTGCTGAAAACGCAAGTTCCCTGTGCAGCTTCGGAGCTATTCTAACGTTGAATTGTCCTTTGAATGGCGTATCAGGTTCAACGCCTTGTTCAGCGCAATCGTCCAAATAGTCATCAACGGCTTCCTCAAAAGCAAGTTTGAGATCTGCCGGGTTTTGAGCTTCATAATTCACAAGATCGCGGATGTGCAGAAGCTTACCGAAAAGCAAATTTGCTTCCAGATCGACATCGACTGATCCAACGTAACCTTTGTATTTCAGGTTCATATTAGCCCCGCTTCGGTCAAAAGTTCGCATACTTGCTTCACGGCGTAATGCTTCATTACCGGACTAGGATGCGGACTATGTAGGTTGATCTTTGGCAACCCTTCACCAACAAACTTGACACGTGACCCACGACCTTGCTTCTCTTCATACCCTAACGCTCCAAGCAGTCGCCTGAGCTCTTGCCATTCATAATCTTTGGGCTGAGCCTTCAGCCGCTCTATCAGCTTGTTGCGCGCAGCCATCGCCCTCTCGCTGTAACTAAATTTGGTTCTAACGTCGATGTGTCAAGTTTACAACCCATTTCAATCGGTCACAAGTGAGCGAACAGCCAGCTTCTTCAAGGTGGCGAGCCTTGGCCAGAATGCGCATGTATCATGCAGGAAACCGATTGAGGCGAAGTTAACGGCACGAATCTCAACCCGATCTGAAGGCCCCGATTTGTGAAAGCCACTGTTGCCCCAGCCGTTACCCCAGCGACAAAAACGACGAAATCCGCTTCGCGGGATTGCTTTATCACCCTGTTTTCTTGAGTTTTTTGGCTCCGGAGGCTGAATGTCCGCTTCCACATGCTGGCAAGGTTGCGTTCGCATGTCCGGAAACCGCCCAATGTCTTTCCCACGTTCGCGACTCTGTCGGATGTGCTGCCGTCGCCTCCGGCCCGGTCGGTGACTTTTTTATCGCCGCGCCATGATCACCTCATGGCGTTCAAGATTTTCCGACACAGTCTCAAAGTCCTGAAGCAGCTCTTTGAACCGCACGTCCTTGTCAGGATCGTTCCCAGAGACGGAAAGACCGGCTTCCAGGAGTTCCAAGTTTCGACGAAGCCTTTCAATTTCGCGTTTCAAAATATCGGCAATGCGGTCGGTCATGTGTTTCCCCTAAAAGGGCCAAGGCATGGAGCTGATCCATGTTGCCACGGATTGCGCGACGCTGGTCAGGGCACCGATGACAGTTTGGGGATCGGCGAGGCCATATCCAATCAGGACCGCGCCTCCAGCGTCGATTCCGGCGTTGATACGATCACGTGCCCACCCGCCGACGGCCCGCAGCACCCGAACGAAAACGTTCTGCCCACGCTCGACAACCTCAAGCTCCGGCTCGGGTTTGGTGGCTTCGGCACGTAGCTCTTCGATGGCCGCCTGGACCTCTCGCCACTCCTCACGACTTACTGCCTCTTCGATGGCAAACTCGGGCGGAGGCTGGTTATGGCCAATTCCCGGCAGTATTTCAGGCGGACTGTGTTCTTCAACCAACGGCCGGATTAGCTGCTCTAAGGCTTCAATTCGCTGGAGAACGTCGGCCCGTGCTTCGGGTTCCGGCACGTTGGGAGTCGGGGCGATATCAAGATCCTCGTCAGCCTCGCCTTCTGGCGGGTCCTCATCGTAGTCACCAGGTTTAGGCCTTGGAGCCCAGTCGAATAGGCCATCCGCTTGAACCTTTTCCGCGGCCTTTCCGATTAACTCAAAGTCTACAACCTCACCAAACTCGGCCTCAATCTCTTCCGTCGCCTCGTGAGGTCCACCCCAAATCCAAATGTAACCACCCTCAGCGCTTTCGTATGGCGTTCGTTCTGCGGGGTCTTCGAAGTGCGCATGAAACCATTCGACCATCGCCTCAACGCGATCGGTCTTCTTCATTCGCCTAAACTGGGTCGCGGTGTAGCCGTCGAATGTTTCAGTTGCACCATACCGTCTTGCCATTGAAGCAGGCCCTTTCAAACTCCCGTTGGTTGTATCGGTAGCCGCTGCCTCTTGAAAAGGTCAGTTAGTGAATTTTTGTTGACGGACCGCGATTCCCTAACCGCCCACCAGAGGCAGAGGGGAACAGGCCGAAGGCTTGCACCAAGCAAGAACGAAACAGGTTCGCCGTGGTGGCCGGAACAGAAATCGAATGACCGCACTGCCCAAGTTCGGCGAGCGGAACGCCGCAACTGCATCGGTCCGCTTTCCGCCCCTTGCGTCGATCATGCCGCAAGCGCGAAGGATTTCTGCGCAGGTGCAGCGAATGCCAGCAAGGGTCCGCATAACTGCCTCTCGGCGCACATGGCAGTAGAGCGTGATTGAGTGCTTGGCCACAGCCAGAAGGGGACGCGACACGCGGCACGCTTGTGGAGTATATACTTTTGCGATATCCTATATATACTCAAGAGGATATACGCACATGCCGATTTTCATTCGCAACCCTGAAGTCGATACCTTGATTGGCAAGGTGATGGCAGCAACCGGCT is from Roseinatronobacter monicus and encodes:
- a CDS encoding ABC transporter ATP-binding protein, with amino-acid sequence MQKAIEARGLTKRFGAVTAVENLSLQLGEGEAIGLLGTNGAGKTTALAMLMGLRMPDAGEVRLFGHLPGSAAAREVMGVTPQATGFPDQLSPREVLAYANARRKNCANLDDVITAFALGPLINRRMAGFSGGEVRRVALALAFLGRPGLVFLDEPTAGLDTGAQDAFRVIARDYVAKGGALILTSHHWDEIEAVCDRITMIDQGRKVMEGTLTDIRARMQARQIGFTLPEGAAPPDWIRARPQGMGWRVESDDSDTDLRRMVTEKVPFSGLTIEPLALKDIISRIRKEGCI
- a CDS encoding ABC transporter permease; amino-acid sequence: MTFRQLFAELRVSFLILARQPGFWVPTVLFPAMLYSFFGAGLAGAGPAAGYAMASFAVYAVLGVGFYQFGVTVAQDRADPFIRWQRLLPGSALAPWVARVIVGMGFSALAMALVLALGKMLGGVVLADSAAWYRLTATTLAAALPATLMGTALGSLASSRAAVPLANLVFLPLAYLGGLWMPPQLLPEAVGTISVWTPTRAMAELAWAALDGRALPQRYMFLLAGWTAFAVAITWWAQTRHRKTASG
- a CDS encoding ParA family protein, with the protein product MSFATSKGGAGKTTSAIILGTELAEATDVILIDGDPAKRLTRWSTLAPLSPRLRVITSGGERAIQDEIAAAQKQATFVLIDLEGSASRLTSFAIAESDLVIIPSGEEQQDADAAIDTLAEIEMEGRARRRSIPAAILFARTSAAVKSKLEKHIHGELAKAGRVMKTELHRRTAFSSLHNAGGGLRQLDPADVNGIAKAILNAQAYASEIIDLLEEARNAKTA
- a CDS encoding replication initiator protein A, which produces MSTQREQLDLFVAIIGDIPLRDDREMMSAPMVSLAKRSPMRLDWEGPSGQKVTITASEQTGGIATIYDFDI
- a CDS encoding IS3 family transposase (programmed frameshift), encoding MAKQKRYTAEFKAKVALEAIREELTTAELSKKYEVHPTMINGWKRTAIAKMAQSFDAKPVGEPVISGKDVEKLHAKIGQLVVERDFLADGLQAHSRDWRQKAVKKDHPKLSVRRQFTLLSLARSTLYYQPCGESAENLKFMKIIDEQFLKTPWYGSRQMARHMQREGHKCGRHRARRLMRLMRLVPIYQEPKTSKKNPEHKVYPYLLKDLPITRPNQVWCTDITYIRMQRGFLYLVAIMDWHSRKVLSWRLSNTMDAGFCVEALKEALATYGPPEIFNSDQGSQFTSTDFTDVLKDAKVKISMDGRGRWIDNRMIERLWRSLKYECVFLNTFETGREARQGIGTWIAYYNEERPHSSHGLMTPDEVYDNRKPNMKLAA
- a CDS encoding type II toxin-antitoxin system HicB family antitoxin; translation: MNLKYKGYVGSVDVDLEANLLFGKLLHIRDLVNYEAQNPADLKLAFEEAVDDYLDDCAEQGVEPDTPFKGQFNVRIAPKLHRELAFSARRDDRSLNDYVEYVLSHHEEVATAIMAKVIRLEGIVYQQSYRRAGQRVMQKARSAQTVVKFHSSFDDMGTKSNAKH
- a CDS encoding type II toxin-antitoxin system HicA family toxin yields the protein MAARNKLIERLKAQPKDYEWQELRRLLGALGYEEKQGRGSRVKFVGEGLPKINLHSPHPSPVMKHYAVKQVCELLTEAGLI